From a region of the Panicum virgatum strain AP13 chromosome 2K, P.virgatum_v5, whole genome shotgun sequence genome:
- the LOC120674361 gene encoding protein unc-50 homolog, giving the protein MLPTTASKGRGPARSAPPLFGPYLRRIVKWQQMDIEYTFWQMVHLCTSPKVVYQHTKYHKQTKNQWARDDPAFVVILILFLVFATSAYCAAYGESASHAALTITSVVFFHFLFAGIVLATLCWFLTNSYLREEPNSHVVEQRVEWLYAFDVHCNSFFPAFVILYVLQYFLSPLLVAHGFFPALLSNLLFVVAISYYHYLNFLGYDVLPFLDRTTFFLYPIGLVIILSPLMILIGFNPTRYFLSLYFG; this is encoded by the exons ATGCTGCCGACGACCGCGTCCAAGGGGCGCGGgcccgcccgctccgccccgccgctctTCGGCCCCTACCTCCGCCGCATCGTCAAG TGGCAACAAATGGATATTGAATACACATTTTGGCAAATGGTTCATCTCTGTACTTCACCAAAAGTAGT CTATCAGCACACCAAATATCACAAGC AAACAAAGAACCAGTGGGCTCGGGATGATCCTGCATTTGTTGTCATCCTGATTCTTTTCCTCGTGTTCGCAACATCAGCTTACTGTGCAGC GTATGGAGAGAGTGCCTCACATGCTGCTCTAACAATCACTTCGGTTGTGTTCTTCCATTTCTTGTTTGCTGGGATAGTTTTGGCCACACTTTGCTG GTTTCTTACAAATTCTTACTTGAGAGAGGAACCTAACAGCCATGTTGTTGAGCAACGTGTGGAGTG GCTCTATGCATTTGATGTTCACTGTAACTCGTTCTTTCCTGCATTTGTCATCCTATATG TGCTTCAATATTTTCTGTCACCTCTGTTGGTCGCGCATGGCTTCTTTCCAGCACTTTTATCGAATCTACTCTTTGTGGTGGCAATTTCTTATTATCACTACCTGAACTTTCTAGGATATGATG TTCTTCCATTTTTGGACAGAACAACATTCTTTCTGTACCCGATTGGTCTTGTCATCATCCTATCTCCACTTA TGATACTAATAGGGTTCAATCCGACAAGATACTTTCTAAGCTTGTACTTCGGCTAA
- the LOC120674368 gene encoding uncharacterized protein LOC120674368, whose amino-acid sequence MRHLGPLPAASSAAATIKPKERQLLDHYCGCPAGTDLVSYNYKAHEAPIEKLLRLPGGRSIEHGMSTNTGSQQAPQQNAAADKGPQQADTVTKTVQTVEVRSSAGQPDEEGVLQPVRVVHEIPAKDAKNNPGVKQD is encoded by the exons ATGCGCCACCTCGGCCCCCTTCCCGCAGCTTCTTCGGCAGCCGCAACGATAAAACCCAAGGAGCGCCAGCTGCTAGACCACTACTGCGGCTGCCCGGCGGGCACCGATCTAGTAAGCTACAACTACAAGGCACACGAAGCTCCGATCGAGAAACTACTGCGGCTGCCCGGCGGGCGATCGATCGAGCACGGCATGTCGACCAACACCGGCTCCCAGCAGGCCCCCCAGCAG aacgccgccgccgacaaggGTCCGCAGCAGGCCGACACGGTGACGAAGACGGTGCAGACGGTGGAGGTGCGGTCGTCGGCGGGGCAGCCCGACGAGGAGGGCGTGCTCCAGCCCGTCAGGGTGGTGCACGAGATCCCCGCCAAGGACGCCAAGAACAACCCCGGCGTCAAGCaggactag